ATCCTGTTCGGCGGGCGCAGCGGCGAGCACGAAGTCTCGTTGCTGTCGGCGGCGTCCGTGGTCAACGCCATTGATAAGAGCAAGTACGACGTAGTGCCCATCGGCATCACCAAGGAAGGCCGCTGGCTGACAGCGCACCACGCCGAGCGCCTGCTGCGCGGCGAGAAGCATCACGAAGAACGCCACCTGCGCGCCGGCGACCCTGACGCCACGCCCGGCGCTGCTGTGCTGGCCAAGGGCGAGGATGTCCTGGTGCCGCCGGTGCCGGAGACCGCGCTGGCGCCCTTGCAAGGGCACGCGGCCGAGGGCGGCCGCGCTACAAACGCGATCGAGGTGGACGTCATCTTTCCCGTGCTGCACGGCACCTTCGGCGAAGACGGCACCATCCAGGGACTGCTGGAGCTGGCGGACATCGCTTACGTCGGCGCCGGCGTGCTCGGCTCCGCCGCCGGGATGGACAAGGACGTCATGAAGCGCCTGTTCGCCGCCGCCGGCCTCCCCATCGTCAAACACATCACCATCTTGCGCTCGCAGTGGCAGGACGACCCCAAAGGCGTCCGCAGGATGGTAGAGAAGAAGCTCAAGTACCCGGTATTCGTGAAGCCGGCGAACCTCGGCTCTTCCGTGGGGATCACCAAGGCGCACGGCCGCAGCGAACTCGCGGGCGCGCTCGACGAAGCCGCCAAGTTCGACCGCAAGCTGATCGTGGAGGAGGGCGTCGGCGGCGCCAAGCACAAGGCCCGCGAGCTGGAGTGCTCGGTGCTGGGCAACGATCGCCCGGAGGCCTCGGTCGTCGGCGAGGTGGTGCCCGGCAAGGAGTTCTACGATTACGAAGCCAAGTACCTGAGCGAAGGCTCGCAGCTCCACATCCCCGCCAAGATCAGCAAGAGGCAGATGAAACAGGTGCAGCAGATGGCGGTCGGCGCCTTCCAGGCGGTGGACGCCTCCGGCCTGTCGCGCGTCGATTTCCTCATGGACCCGAAGAGCCGCAAGGTCTACGTCAACGAGATCAACACCATGCCCGGCTTCACCTCCATCAGCATGTACCCCAAGCTGTGGGCGGCCAGCGGGCTGGAGTATCCCAAGCTCATCGACCGGCTCATCCAGTTGGGCCTGGAACGCCACGCCGACAAGAAGCGGAACAAGTACAGCAAGGATTGACTCATCGATGGCGTCATGGTGAACGGCTTCAGCCGCGAAGCATCTCGCGTGAAGCTTCCGAGTAACTGCACGCGAGATCCTTCGGGCCTAAAGGCCCTCAGGATGACGCCATCGAGGGGATCGTCCCTAAGCAAAAGGAAGAGCCGGGCAGGTTCGCCCGGCTTCTTGGTTCCAGCGATCGTCTGGATGCGGTTACATCACGAGCGCAAGACCTTCCAACTCCTGCTGGATGACCTCCAACGAGCACCGCGCGCCTTCGACCCGGCTGGCGGCGGCACGCGCCGCGTCGGGCGAAACCCCGTATCCATGCCCCATCAGGAACACCTGGAGCATCTCCCCTACCTGCTGGGAATCGAATGCCCCCGCGAGCATCGTATCCCGCAACACCACCATTTCCGTGATGGAGAATCTGTCTTCCATGTCACCTCACCTCCGACCCTTGCTACCCCTTGGCCCCTTTCTTGCTCTGCCGGATTAGACACAACCGAGACCCCGAGAGTTGCGGACAAATATTTTTTCTGGCCCATGCAACCAAACTCACCTTGGCGCGTCCCATGGGTTGCCTCGCCCGTTGACAAATCTTTACTGGGCCCTCATTCCGCCATCTTGCTGATGTGCACGTCGAAGCCGGTCTTGGGCAGCAACGACGCCAGCTCGAATGCGCGGAACCCTTTCCCCCAGATCTCGGTGTGACGGAACACGCCCGGCTCGGTCTCCACCGACTGCCTGCGGCCGTCCAGATCTTCGAGGAACTGCTGCGCTTCAGCGACGCTCGGCGTGCCCCAGCGCGCCCGGCGAGCGGTGACCGCCTCGGCGGCGTAGGAGCGCACCAGCTTGGGCCAGTACTTCTCCAGCAGGGAAGTGCTGGCGAACAGGTCGGCCCAGATGATCTCGCCGTTGACCGCCACCACCACGCCCACCGCGCGCTGCGCGCGAAGTTGCGGCAGCACACTCTCGTACGACTTCTGCATCGGAGCCGCGACCGTATCCACCTGCTTCTTGACCTCCTCGTTGGCCATGACGCCGGCGTAAGAAGTCCTTCCCGCCACTTCCGCCCGCGCGGACGGCGAAAGTGCTCCCGCTACGGCGCTGTTGGAACTGCCGACCGCGTCCCAGACTTTCTGCTGGTCTTTGTCGGCCATGGCTTTGGAGCGCACCGCCGGTTGGGCCATCGGGGCCAGCTTCGAGACGGTCCCGAACTGCTCGGTGGCGCCCGTCCAGCGCCCCGGCTCCACGCAGAAGACGTTCAGGTCGAGTGGCTCGCTGTCGGGCGGCACGATACGGTCCTTGCCGATCACCCGGTCCTGCTTGCCGCCGGTGACGATCTCGCCCGCCAGCAGCAGCAGCGGCCGGTCGGAGTTGTTGATCAGCGCCAGGCTGTTGACCTGCGCGCTGCGGGTTGGCGGGGTGTAGCAGTCGGCGTTCGGTGGACAGCGCCGGCCATGCCGCGGGCGCACCATGCCGCGGACGTTGCTCCACTCTGTGATCACTACTTCGCCCGTGCGCAGACCTTCGTCCAGGGTGAGAAATCGCCCGGTGTCGTAGGTGGTGGCCGCGACCACCGGGAAGATAGTCAGGTTCCCGTGGGAGATCGGCGCCAGTACCTTGTATCCGCTCGAACCGAAGCTTCCGGCCGGCTTCGGATTACCCGCAGGAGCGGGATACCCGGCGTCGGCCCGGTTCCAGCTGGCGAAGCTGAAGAACGCCGCCACCGCCAGCACCGCCGCCACTTTCAGTGAAGTTCGCATATGCCCTCCTAAGTCCCGGCGCGATGCTGAGCGGCCTTTAGGCGCGAAGCATCTTGCGTGTCGCACGCGAGATCCTTCGGGGCTGAAGCCCCTCAGGATGACGCCGTTCAAACGGGGGAATCTCCCTCCGTCGGGAGGAGAACGGAGCCGCCGGACCTTCTTGCAGTGTTTTTCTAGCGGGGAGCGAACAGGCCTTCCCAGGTCTCAGGAGGGGTGGGTGGGTGGCCTCCGACCTCGATGTTCCTGATGACATGCTCGCGGCGGCTCATCCCGATGAGGGCGCAGGCGATGCCGGGCGCCGAACGGGCGAACTGGATGGCGTTGGCGCTATCGCTGGTCATCCCCAGACGCTCGCCCAGGAAGGGCGGCAGGTCCCGCGTCAGGTGGCCCTGGTAAAGACTGGCGCTGCCGACCACGGCGACCCCCAGCCGGCGTGCGATCTCCAGCAACGTCCCCGGCTCTTTCGCCAGGTGTTGATTGCGCAGAGCGAACAGTTCCGGCATTCCCAGGTTGAAAGGCGCCTGCACGAAGCGGAAGTGATGCTGCTCGCCTCCTGCCTGGCGCGCCAGCTCTACCACCTCCGCCAGTTCCATCCCTTCGTGCTCGGTGATGGGCACGCGGAATGCGTTCCACGTGGCGGTCCCGTAAAAACGGATGGTGTTGGCCGCGACCGCT
This region of Terriglobales bacterium genomic DNA includes:
- a CDS encoding DUF6569 family protein — encoded protein: MRTSLKVAAVLAVAAFFSFASWNRADAGYPAPAGNPKPAGSFGSSGYKVLAPISHGNLTIFPVVAATTYDTGRFLTLDEGLRTGEVVITEWSNVRGMVRPRHGRRCPPNADCYTPPTRSAQVNSLALINNSDRPLLLLAGEIVTGGKQDRVIGKDRIVPPDSEPLDLNVFCVEPGRWTGATEQFGTVSKLAPMAQPAVRSKAMADKDQQKVWDAVGSSNSAVAGALSPSARAEVAGRTSYAGVMANEEVKKQVDTVAAPMQKSYESVLPQLRAQRAVGVVVAVNGEIIWADLFASTSLLEKYWPKLVRSYAAEAVTARRARWGTPSVAEAQQFLEDLDGRRQSVETEPGVFRHTEIWGKGFRAFELASLLPKTGFDVHISKMAE
- a CDS encoding D-alanine--D-alanine ligase family protein, producing the protein ILFGGRSGEHEVSLLSAASVVNAIDKSKYDVVPIGITKEGRWLTAHHAERLLRGEKHHEERHLRAGDPDATPGAAVLAKGEDVLVPPVPETALAPLQGHAAEGGRATNAIEVDVIFPVLHGTFGEDGTIQGLLELADIAYVGAGVLGSAAGMDKDVMKRLFAAAGLPIVKHITILRSQWQDDPKGVRRMVEKKLKYPVFVKPANLGSSVGITKAHGRSELAGALDEAAKFDRKLIVEEGVGGAKHKARELECSVLGNDRPEASVVGEVVPGKEFYDYEAKYLSEGSQLHIPAKISKRQMKQVQQMAVGAFQAVDASGLSRVDFLMDPKSRKVYVNEINTMPGFTSISMYPKLWAASGLEYPKLIDRLIQLGLERHADKKRNKYSKD